A genomic region of Pelodiscus sinensis isolate JC-2024 chromosome 19, ASM4963464v1, whole genome shotgun sequence contains the following coding sequences:
- the CYP27B1 gene encoding 25-hydroxyvitamin D-1 alpha hydroxylase, mitochondrial: MPQTLKLASRASLLSRAFPEILAELGFKAPVRVIKTHKTLEDMPGPSALSFFRDLFCKRGLARLHELQMEGKAKYGPVWKASFGPILTVHVAEPSLIEQVLRQEGKHPIRSDLSSWKDYRVCRGHAFGLLTAEGEEWQKIRSILGKHMLKPKEVESYTGTLNSVVSDLIRRLQDQRSRHEQQVVKDVAGEFYKFGLEGISSVLFESRIGCLEPELPKETENFIRSINRMFAMTLLTMAMPKFLHRLFPTPWRIFCESWDDMFAFAKGHIDKRMAEVAEKVSRGETVDGKYLTYYLAQEKLSMKSIYGNVTELLLAGVDTISSTLSWSLYELSRHPRVQAALHEEITGVMKGGAVPSAADVAQMPLLKAVVKEVLRLYPVIPGNARVISDRDIQVGEYLIPRKTLITLCHYATSRDARCFPEPDAFWPERWLQKGAGHHAYASVPFGAGKRSCIGRRIAELELHLALSRILMHFEVKPEPEGGPVRPMTRTLLVPETDINLQFLSR; this comes from the exons atgcctcagaccctcaAGCTGGCCAGCCGGGCCTCCCTGCTCTCCAGGGCCTTCCCGGAGATCCTGGCCGAGCTGGGCTTCAAGGCGCCCGTGAGAGTCATCAAGACCCACAAGACCCTGGAGGACATGCCAGGACCCAGCGCCCTGAGCTTCTTCCGGGACCTCTTCTGCAAACGGGGGCTGGCCCGGCTGCACGAGCTCCAG ATGGAAGGAAAAGCCAAGTACGGGCCGGTGTGGAAAGCCAGCTTTGGGCCGATCCTGACCGTTCACGTCGCGGAACCCAGCCTGATCGAGCAGGTGCTGAGGCAGGAGGGCAAACACCCCATCCGCTCCGACCTGTCCTCCTGGAAGGACTACCGGGTGTGCCGCGGCCACGCGTTCGGGCTGCTCACCGC ggaaggagaggaatgGCAGAAGATCCGCAGCATCCTGGGCAAACACATGCTGAAGCCTAAGGAGGTGGAGTCGTACACGGGGACCCTGAACAGCGTGGTCAGCGACCTCATCCGCAGGCTGCAGGACCAGCGGAGCCGCCACGAGCAGCAGGTGGTGAAGGACGTGGCGGGCGAGTTCTACAAGTTCGGCCTGGAAG GCATCTCCTCGGTGCTCTTCGAGTCCCGCATCGGCTGCCTGGAGCCGGAGCTCCCCAAGGAGACGGAGAACTTCATCCGCTCCATCAACCGCATGTTCGCCATGACCCTGCTCACCATGGCCATGCCGAAGTTCCTCCACCGCCTCTTCCCCACGCCCTGGAGGATCTTCTGCGAGTCCTGGGACGACATGTTCGCCTTCG CCAAGGGCCACATCGACAAGCGGATGGCGGAGGTGGCCGAGAAAGTCTCGCGGGGGGAGACGGTGGACGGCAAATACCTCACTTACTACCTCGCCCAGGAGAAGCTGTCCATGAAATCCATCTACGGCAACGTGaccgagctgctgctggctggggtggACACG ATTTCCAGCACGCTGTCCTGGAGCCTGTACGAGCTGTCCCGGCACCCCCGGGTGCAGGCGGCTCTGCACGAGGAAATCACCGGGGTGATGAAAGGCGGGGCCGTCCCGTCGGCCGCGGACGTGGCCCAGATGCCGCTGCTGAAGGCGGTGGTGAAGGAAGTGCTGAG GCTGTACCCCGTGATCCCCGGCAACGCCCGCGTCATCTCGGACCGAGACATCCAAGTGGGCGAGTACCTCATCCCCAGGAAG accctgatCACGCTGTGCCACTACGCCACCTCCCGGGACGCCCGCTGCTTCCCCGAGCCGGACGCCTTCTGGCCGGAGCGCTGGCTGCAGAAGGGCGCCGGGCACCATGCCTACGCCTCCGTGCCCTTCGGCGCGGGCAAGCGCAGCTGCATCGGCCGGCGCATCGCTGAACTGGAGCTGCACCTGGCGCTGTCCCGG atcctgatgcactttgaggtgaaGCCGGAGCCGGAGGGGGGCCCGGTCAGGCCCATGACCCGCACCCTGCTGGTGCCCGAGACGGACATCAACCTGCAATTCCTGAGCCGCTAA